One Polypterus senegalus isolate Bchr_013 chromosome 10, ASM1683550v1, whole genome shotgun sequence DNA segment encodes these proteins:
- the s1pr3a gene encoding sphingosine 1-phosphate receptor 3a, protein MEENDSFGPEVGMDQIIFDHYNHSGKWGRQKSADASKMVLLLLICAFIVLENMLVLIAIWKNKKFHNSMYYLIGNLALSDLLAGVAYVVNIFTSGQRTYFLTPRMWFMREGSMFVALSASTFSLLAIGIERHMTMVNMKPYNATKKYRLFILLAACWVISIFLGALPILGWNCINDLPSCSTVLPLYSKSYVAFCISIFTFILLAIVILYVRIYRLVNSSSQRVATRNNSQSERSMALLRTVVIVLGVFIVCWAPLFVFLMLDVACSPKQCPVLYEVDWFIALAVLNSALNPLIYTLSSREMRGAFFRLLCCCMMDQKNVKNITQAPTVDNSGSKSSGTLTRRAHDEMDSPAVLISAVLVKAKGFSQQKGKT, encoded by the coding sequence ATGGAGGAGAACGACAGCTTCGGCCCAGAGGTGGGCATGGACCAGATCATCTTCGACCACTATAACCACTCGGGAAAATGGGGCCGACAGAAGAGTGCAGACGCCAGCAAAATGGTTTTGCTTCTGCTCATATGTGCCTTCATAGTGTTGGAAAACATGCTGGTACTCATTGCcatatggaaaaacaaaaagtttcACAATAGCATGTACTACCTCATTGGGAACCTTGCCCTGTCTGACCTGCTGGCAGGTGTAGCCTATGTGGTCAACATTTTCACTTCTGGCCAAAGAACCTACTTCCTGACACCCCGCATGTGGTTTATGAGAGAAGGTAGCATGTTTGTGGCCCTCAGCGCCTCCACTTTCAGCTTGTTGGCTATTGGCATCGAACGGCACATGACCATGGTTAACATGAAGCCCTACAACGCCACCAAGAAGTACCGACTATTCATCTTGCTGGCTGCTTGCTGGGTCATCTCCATTTTCCTTGGGGCTCTGCCAATTCTGGGCTGGAACTGCATCAATGACCTTCCCAGCTGCTCCACAGTCCTGCCCCTTTATTCCAAAAGTTATGTGGCCTTCTGCATCAGCATCTTCACCTTTATCCTTCTTGCCATCGTCATTCTCTACGTGCGGATTTACCGGCTAGTGAACTCCAGCAGTCAGAGAGTGGCCACCAGAAACAACAGCCAGTCTGAGCGCTCCATGGCGCTGCTTCGTACGGTCGTCATTGTGTTGGGTGTCTTCATCGTATGCTGGGCCCCTCTTTTTGTATTTCTCATGTTGGATGTGGCCTGCAGCCCTAAGCAGTGCCCCGTCCTGTATGAAGTGGACTGGTTTATTGCACTGGCCGTACTCAATTCAGCCCTCAACCCACTCATTTACACGCTGTCCAGCAGGGAGATGAGAGGAGCCTTCTTCAGGCTGCTTTGCTGTTGCATGATGGACCAGAAGAACGTAAAAAATATCACTCAGGCCCCCACAGTGGACAACAGTGGCAGCAAATCAAGCGGAACCCTAACTCGAAGGGCTCATGACGAAATGGACTCTCCTGCTGTTCTTATTTCCGCTGTGCTTGTCAAAGCCAAGGGATTTTCTCAGCAGAAGGGCAAAACCTAA